The following proteins are co-located in the Apium graveolens cultivar Ventura chromosome 5, ASM990537v1, whole genome shotgun sequence genome:
- the LOC141660313 gene encoding protein RALF-like 4 — protein sequence MGSRLALMATFLLVALASAVLADSSSRFFHENAEFGIPLNLGTCDSGVGTCNSSRRALAGAASHISYDALNENKVPCTQRGSSYYNCVASKRANPYQRGCSAATQCARY from the coding sequence ATGGGCTCTCGTCTTGCTTTGATGGCCACATTTCTTTTGGTGGCCTTGGCATCTGCAGTACTTGCTGATTCGTCGTCAAGATTCTTCCATGAGAATGCTGAATTCGGCATCCCACTTAACCTGGGGACCTGCGATAGCGGAGTTGGTACTTGCAATTCCAGTAGGAGAGCTCTTGCAGGAGCAGCTTCTCATATCAGTTATGATGCTCTCAACGAGAACAAAGTACCCTGCACCCAACGCGGCTCCTCTTATTACAACTGTGTAGCCTCCAAAAGAGCTAATCCCTATCAACGTGGCTGCAGTGCTGCAACGCAATGTGCACGCTATTAA